TCAACTTGGATTGCTTTGCCATCAATTTGGACAAGTTCCCAGTTGTGGTGTTGAAGATCTGCTGCTGTAATAGTTTTCACGTCATCACCATTGCTTGCACAAGCGGTCATTAGAACTGGCAGAGAAAGTGCCGCAACTAACGTTTTTAAACTAAACTTCATAGTATTAAACTCCAAAAACAATAAGGTATACACTTATATTTAACAACTTCAAGAAAGGTTGAGTGTTGTACACCACGATGAATTTTCAACGCCTCTTATTATAGGCAACAAGTTGGTGTTTGTGTCAGTATTTAGTCATAGTTTCTTGATTTATTTTTATATTATTGGAGCGCGCTGCACGGTAATTCGCCTTGAAAACTAGGTCGGCTTATGTCGCAAAGGAGTCAGTATGGAGCAATTAGAATTTTTTACCGTACCCAGTCCCTGTGTCGGCGTGTGTACTGTGGATGAAAAAGGCTATTGCCAAGGATGTATGCGCCGTAGAGAAGAAAGATTTACTTGGCTGGAAATGACACCAAGCCAGCAGCTACATGTTATCAAGCTGTGCCGCCAGCGCTACAGACGGAAAATGCTGGCGGGTAACACAGCCAAAGAACAGTCTCAATCTTCCGAAGCATCATCTCCGCAGCGAAACCTGTTCGATTGAGTCTTGTTTGAGGTAAAGACCAAGGTTACTTCATTCCCCATTTATCACTGACCCAGCCTCCCGCATTATCATCGAAATGACAGCCAGAAAATCGTTGATTGTGCTCGCTATTTTTTTCTACATCAGGTCGTTCATCTAACAGATGTTGGATATAAGCCGCTAAAGGATCCCCACTGTGCAAACGTTCTTGGCGAACGGCTACTTCTTTAATGATTTGCAGGCGGTAAGAGTTACTAGCACGTTTCATAGCGGAATCCTATTGTTGTTGAGACCTTAAAAAAATTTAGATCTACTCAGTAGAGGCGTCAATTGATAGATAAGAATTATTTTGAACCAAAGGCAGGTGGATGAAATATTTATGACTATTGTTTGACGATAATAGTGAGGAAAACCAGTAGATTAATTGGTTTGGAGGTAATGAAAAGTGCAATAAAAGTTTAATAAAATGAAACCAGCAAGGAAGAGTCGGTTTATTTTTAGTCGACTAAGTCGTCACCTATATAATTGGGTAATTAGAATGCAAATGGGTGTATATCTTAAATTTCCTACGCACAAAAAAACGCCCGCATATTGAGGCGGGCGATAAATACTAATTTTGTTCGCAGGTGTCTTTTGTAACAAATTCGTCATACATAAGCTGGCCGCGAGTGTTGCGCATCTTGATGCGATAACTTAAGCCGGCTTCAAGGTTTTGCGTGGTGTCTTTATTGGTGCAATAGTAACGAACGCCTTGCTGCATAACTTGAGCGATAGGTTTCGCTCCAGCTTGATCTTGATTGTAGATCATCATGATTTCGATACTTGTCCCTTTCGCGTTAGCTCTCATGATAGATAGAGGTCCAGCTTCAAGGGGAAGCTCTGAAGACAGAACGCTAGCACGATTACTTGCTAATAACTCCAAATGTTTTTGGTCTGAGTTACTCGCACAACCAGCTAAGGTTGATAGCAAGAGAAAGGCTGAAAAAACACCGAATTTCATACTTAGAACACTTTCTTAAATGGTTTAACGATCACATTTTGGTACACACCCGCTGCGATGTATGGGTCAGCATCTGCCCACGCTTGTGCGTCTTCAATTGACTCAAATTGTGCGATCACAGTTGAACCGGTAAAGCCAGCTTCACCAGGGTTTTCTGAATCGATCGCTGGCATAGGACCTGCAGTCAACAGGCGACCTTCATCTTGCAATTGTTGTAAGCGAGCAAGATGCTCTGGGCGCACGCTTAGACGTTTCTCTAGTGAGTTTTCAACATCTTGAGAAAAAATAACGTACCACATTCTACTTTCCTTTTTTGAATCGTTCTTGTTAATGAGTAACTGTAACGTAGGGGAGAGCAAAGCAAATTTTCAATAAATGAAAATGTGACTTGCCCTATGCTAATTTATTGCTCGTGGTTTACCGTTTGCGTCGATAGCAACGTAATTAAACGTGGCATCACAAACCATGAATCTATCTTCGACACCATGCTCTTTAATTGGTTTCACCCAAACCTCAAGATCGATACTCATTGAAGTGCGGCCAATTTTAGTGCATTCGCCATAGCAGCAGACTACGTCGCCGACTTTCACTGGTTTTTTAAACGTAATGCTAGATACAGAGACGGTAACGATTCGACCGCCAGATATTTCTTTGGCGAGAATACCTCCAGCCAAATCTAGCTGAGACATAATCCAGCCACCAAAAATATCACCGTTGGCGTTGGTATCGGCTGGCATAGCCAGTGTGCGAAGGAGAAGTTGTCCGCGAGGAGAGTATGAATCCTGACTCATTTTGACATCCACAACATATTGACGTCACTGTCGAGAGTGAAGCGTAGGTTGACCAATTAGAAAGCGACCCGATTGTCGCTCAACGGATTATACCTGAGTTCACGAGAAAAGCATCTGGCGACTCAGAGCTTATTCTTCTATATCCGATTTAGCTGCATGCTTATAGATGTAGATGCCCGACAAAATGACGAAAGCAAATGTCGCGGCTAACAGACCAAAAACTTTAAAATTGACCCATGTATCTAGCGGTAGCGTGAATGCCACGTAAATGTTGGTCAAGGCGCAGGCAGCGAAAAATATTACCCAAGCCCAAGTAAGCCTTGTCCACACGAATTCAGGCAAAGTCAGTTCTTTGTCGAGCATGTTTTTGATGGCTGACTTTCCAAGTAATTGACTGGTGGTCAATCCAATGGCGAAAAGCGCATAGATGATGGTGACTTTCCATTTAATAAAGTTATCGTCATGTAGGAAGATAGTCATACTGCCAAAGATAGCCACCGTAACGAAGGTGATTAACTGCATTTTTTCTACTTTCTTATACAGCCAATAGGTCAGTGTGAGCTGCAAAGCGGTTGCTACGATCAATCCCCCTGTCGCGATGTATATATCAAATATTTTGTATAAAGCGAAAAAGATAATTAAGGGTATAAAGTCGAGCAGTGATTTCATTACTAAAGATCGTTTTGACGAAGTGAAGGACCAGTATATACCCAAATCTCCTCTAAATGCAGGGGGCACGACATTGCTAAGTCTCTAGAGCCTGGATTTTCGCTGAGCGACAGCTTTGGGGGCGGTTCTCGTGACACATTACAGCTGCAGAAAATGGCATAACGCAGTCTGCACATTAATGTGGAATGAGCCGCTTTATTTCCTCTAAGTAACCTTCTTGACGCAAATTGTCTACTGCATTGATCAGCTCATCATCACTCATATCTGAGCAACTGTCTTTGCCAATCATCAGGCTTAAGTACATTGAAAACTCGGGTTCAGAGTAAGCGCCAAGACGATCGGTGGCGAAACATCGAATACCATGATGGATTAAGTCGTAGTAGGTGTAGCGGTTCATAAATATGCCTCCTATAAACACCTGGACATAAGTTGCCGTTGGTGGGGAAAGAAGCATATTCAATGCCAATGTTAGGCAGTGTTAGCGATACTTGTTGCGTCTTTCATCGCCAGTGCGAGTTCAACCGCACGCTTTAATTCCTGAATTGTGGCTGGTTTTGATAGTCGGCCATCCATGGTCTGGGCTATTTTTTGTAATTCATACTCTCCAAATTCCCCTGACAGAGCAAAAACAGGCAGTGCTGGGTGGCACTGTTTTATCTGCTGGGTGGCCTCAAAACCGTTCATAACGGGCATTCGAATGTCCATTAAAACAAAATCGACCATACATTTCTCAAGTGTGTTAATCGCATCTTGGCCATTGGTTGCGAGCACGACCTGATAGCCTAGTCTGGTTAATAACATTTGCACCAATTCACGCTGGCACTGGTTATCGTCTACCACCATTATTGTTATTTGGGCTGGTGCGTGAACGTTGGGTGTCAATGCGGTATGACGAGGGGCGAATGGTGTGATACCGGGGCTTAGTAGACCGCTGGTGGGAAAAGAGAGGTGGAACTCTGTGAAGTGTCCTTGTTTTGAGTAGCACTCGATTGAGCCACCAAAAGACTTCATCACTCGTCTGCAGTAA
Above is a window of Vibrio taketomensis DNA encoding:
- a CDS encoding DUF1289 domain-containing protein translates to MEQLEFFTVPSPCVGVCTVDEKGYCQGCMRRREERFTWLEMTPSQQLHVIKLCRQRYRRKMLAGNTAKEQSQSSEASSPQRNLFD
- a CDS encoding GspS/AspS pilotin family protein, translated to MKFGVFSAFLLLSTLAGCASNSDQKHLELLASNRASVLSSELPLEAGPLSIMRANAKGTSIEIMMIYNQDQAGAKPIAQVMQQGVRYYCTNKDTTQNLEAGLSYRIKMRNTRGQLMYDEFVTKDTCEQN
- a CDS encoding YciI family protein, with product MWYVIFSQDVENSLEKRLSVRPEHLARLQQLQDEGRLLTAGPMPAIDSENPGEAGFTGSTVIAQFESIEDAQAWADADPYIAAGVYQNVIVKPFKKVF
- the yciA gene encoding acyl-CoA thioester hydrolase YciA, giving the protein MSQDSYSPRGQLLLRTLAMPADTNANGDIFGGWIMSQLDLAGGILAKEISGGRIVTVSVSSITFKKPVKVGDVVCCYGECTKIGRTSMSIDLEVWVKPIKEHGVEDRFMVCDATFNYVAIDANGKPRAIN
- a CDS encoding septation protein A produces the protein MKSLLDFIPLIIFFALYKIFDIYIATGGLIVATALQLTLTYWLYKKVEKMQLITFVTVAIFGSMTIFLHDDNFIKWKVTIIYALFAIGLTTSQLLGKSAIKNMLDKELTLPEFVWTRLTWAWVIFFAACALTNIYVAFTLPLDTWVNFKVFGLLAATFAFVILSGIYIYKHAAKSDIEE